Proteins encoded together in one Flavobacteriales bacterium window:
- a CDS encoding helix-turn-helix domain-containing protein, giving the protein MKKPFNTLRMHRKQSNLTQADLAFLLNHTDNSFISRCENGERQVTIEILIAYHLLFGAAVSEFFVDQRTTVQSRIASRIKPLVAQLEKEQLTPKGAERIAFLLQFLRNLSSDRP; this is encoded by the coding sequence ATGAAAAAACCATTCAACACGTTACGCATGCACCGGAAGCAATCCAATCTCACTCAGGCCGACCTTGCCTTTTTATTAAACCACACTGACAATTCATTCATCTCCCGTTGCGAGAATGGCGAACGTCAAGTGACGATTGAAATTCTCATTGCATACCATCTGCTTTTTGGCGCAGCAGTGAGTGAATTTTTTGTCGATCAACGCACGACCGTTCAAAGCCGTATCGCCTCTCGCATTAAACCACTCGTAGCTCAACTTGAAAAAGAGCAACTCACACCAAAAGGAGCTGAACGAATCGCCTTCCTTCTCCAATTTCTTAGAAATCTTAGTTCTGACCGACCATGA
- a CDS encoding replication protein yields the protein MLDQMLPHLTMAELKVVLVIIRQTNGWALSNGQRKNRDWISQSQFVLKTGLTRQTISSTLQTLSNLKLISITDFKGNATNTPSERKGKSKLFYALGRTEDLKQFNMTCKVSRRKGVRLLVQDKTNPTKENITKSLQSIKDILKRLYT from the coding sequence ATGTTGGATCAAATGCTTCCCCACTTAACCATGGCGGAACTCAAAGTCGTTCTGGTCATAATCCGCCAAACGAATGGATGGGCACTTTCAAATGGTCAACGAAAGAATCGTGATTGGATCAGTCAAAGTCAATTTGTGCTAAAAACTGGACTAACAAGGCAAACTATTTCTTCAACGCTTCAAACCTTAAGCAATTTGAAGTTGATTTCCATCACTGACTTCAAAGGAAATGCTACCAACACACCTTCAGAGAGAAAAGGTAAATCAAAGCTGTTCTACGCACTTGGGCGAACAGAAGATTTAAAGCAATTTAACATGACTTGTAAGGTTAGTAGGAGGAAAGGTGTCAGGTTACTTGTACAAGACAAAACTAATCCTACAAAAGAAAATATTACAAAGAGCCTTCAAAGCATCAAGGATATTCTAAAACGATTGTATACATGA
- a CDS encoding recombinase family protein → MNQETSQFKKLVAVYGRVSTSTQENEGTIETQLLAVREHAEKHGYSIVREYLDEGWSGDTLVRPNLDQLRMDAKKKLWEAVLIFDPDRLARRFSYQELVSDELREAGIEVMFVTTPTPTNSEDRILFGVKGLFAEYERSKIAERFRLGKVRKAKEGHIIASEAPYGYTYVARKGNKGESGFKEGYYEVNEVEASVVKSIFSWVADDRLSLRAVIGKLKDLGIPPRKSKRGVWSTSTLSNMFKNRTYIGEGFYGKHYGVVPENPTSKNVYRKIKKTSRKQRPEEDWISIPTPQIIPEKLFNRASKRLQKNFEQSIRNTKNEYLLSGRIWCTCDSRRTGEGPQNGKYLYYRCSNRINNFPLPPTCLEGGINARIADKLVWNEISQLMSSPSLLFKQAERFYVEPNREVTGPTINIQATQAEITKLKEREARFTNAYGDGVLSIEKFKELVLPVRERAAILENQVSKAKDEVQPKAKQSLPNYSDIEEFTNVISNRLGDLSFDDKKAILDDTTCKIVGTQEGLLISGYISIQNHVEYCSIYRYDTNAIKHTKDSKNIISFKIELSLPPPLQRGVDYGFIKK, encoded by the coding sequence ATGAATCAAGAAACCTCACAATTCAAGAAACTTGTTGCCGTATATGGTAGAGTTTCAACTTCGACTCAAGAGAATGAAGGAACCATTGAAACACAACTATTGGCAGTTCGAGAACATGCTGAAAAACATGGCTATTCTATTGTACGAGAGTACTTGGATGAAGGATGGAGCGGAGACACGCTAGTGAGACCCAACCTCGACCAGCTTAGGATGGATGCTAAGAAAAAGCTTTGGGAAGCAGTTTTAATATTTGACCCTGATAGACTTGCACGAAGATTCTCGTACCAAGAATTGGTGTCTGATGAGCTTCGCGAAGCTGGAATCGAAGTGATGTTCGTTACCACTCCAACTCCAACCAATAGTGAAGACAGAATCCTCTTTGGAGTAAAGGGTTTGTTTGCAGAATATGAACGGTCAAAAATTGCTGAGCGCTTTCGACTTGGAAAAGTTCGAAAAGCCAAAGAAGGTCATATTATCGCAAGTGAAGCTCCGTATGGATATACCTATGTCGCTCGAAAAGGGAACAAAGGTGAATCTGGTTTTAAGGAAGGGTACTATGAAGTCAATGAGGTAGAAGCAAGTGTTGTCAAAAGCATTTTCTCTTGGGTGGCTGATGACAGACTTAGTCTTCGAGCAGTCATTGGCAAACTAAAGGATTTAGGTATTCCTCCGCGGAAGAGTAAACGAGGTGTTTGGAGCACGAGTACCCTGAGCAACATGTTCAAAAACCGAACCTATATTGGAGAGGGATTTTATGGAAAACACTATGGAGTTGTTCCAGAAAACCCTACGAGTAAAAACGTATATAGGAAGATAAAAAAGACCAGCAGGAAACAGAGACCGGAGGAGGATTGGATCAGTATTCCTACTCCTCAAATAATTCCTGAAAAGTTGTTCAATCGAGCTTCAAAGAGGTTGCAAAAGAATTTCGAACAGTCAATTCGCAACACTAAAAATGAATACTTACTCTCGGGAAGAATCTGGTGTACTTGTGACTCACGGAGAACTGGTGAAGGTCCGCAGAATGGCAAGTACCTCTATTACCGATGCTCTAACAGGATTAATAACTTTCCCTTACCTCCTACTTGCTTGGAAGGGGGAATTAATGCCAGAATTGCCGACAAGTTGGTATGGAACGAGATAAGCCAACTTATGTCATCTCCCTCTTTACTGTTTAAACAGGCTGAACGATTTTATGTTGAACCAAACCGCGAAGTCACTGGTCCGACAATCAACATTCAAGCTACTCAAGCTGAGATTACCAAATTGAAAGAACGAGAAGCACGATTTACCAATGCGTATGGCGATGGGGTTCTTTCGATTGAAAAATTTAAAGAACTCGTTTTGCCAGTTAGAGAAAGGGCTGCCATTCTTGAAAATCAAGTCTCGAAAGCCAAGGACGAAGTCCAGCCCAAGGCAAAACAATCTCTACCGAATTACTCTGACATTGAAGAGTTCACAAACGTGATCTCAAATCGTTTAGGTGACTTGAGTTTTGATGATAAAAAAGCTATCCTAGATGACACAACTTGTAAAATTGTCGGCACACAAGAAGGTTTACTTATTAGCGGTTATATATCAATACAAAATCATGTCGAGTACTGTTCTATCTATAGGTATGACACGAACGCAATCAAGCACACTAAGGATAGTAAAAATATAATCTCATTTAAGATTGAGTTGTCGTTACCACCACCACTTCAGAGGGGAGTTGATTATGGTTTTATTAAAAAATAA
- a CDS encoding type IV secretion system DNA-binding domain-containing protein, with protein sequence MANSGNGDISYFAKTTFRNAGVPFGIKQADRLLHTYIIGKTGTGKSTLLETLMTQDAIHNRGFCLIDPHGDLVNRILQKIPPNRKNDVVYIDVTNPNQSFGYNPLRKVSYEKRALVASSILETLKKLWFDAWGVKLEHILRFTLLALLDQPEADISQVSTMLMDKEFRKKALEHVENPEVRNFWTKEFPRYSYYDILPALNKVGGMLAYPAIKRILVDNKDRISLRSLMDEKKILLVNLSKGAVGEDVAHILGAVLLTSLSSAAFSRVDKQESERVPFHIFLDEFQNFTTLSLVNMLSELRKFKVGMVMAHQYMDQLPLELRNAVLGNIGTHISFRVDAFDADYMAKKMSPVFEPIDFMSLPNYHIYLTLMIDGKPSKPFSSYTLSINPVGF encoded by the coding sequence ATGGCCAACAGTGGAAATGGAGACATAAGCTATTTCGCAAAAACCACCTTCAGAAACGCAGGTGTTCCTTTTGGAATCAAGCAGGCTGACCGCCTTTTGCACACATACATCATTGGGAAAACAGGTACGGGAAAGAGTACCCTTTTAGAAACCCTTATGACCCAGGACGCCATCCACAATCGAGGCTTTTGCCTCATTGATCCCCATGGTGACCTAGTGAACCGAATACTCCAAAAGATTCCACCCAATCGAAAGAATGATGTGGTCTATATCGATGTCACCAACCCCAATCAATCCTTTGGGTACAATCCACTTCGAAAGGTCAGTTATGAGAAACGAGCGCTTGTAGCATCTTCAATTTTAGAAACCCTCAAGAAGCTCTGGTTTGATGCGTGGGGTGTAAAACTCGAACACATCTTGAGATTCACCCTTCTCGCTCTTCTTGATCAACCAGAAGCTGATATTTCCCAAGTTTCAACCATGCTCATGGACAAGGAATTCAGAAAGAAAGCCTTGGAACATGTGGAGAATCCTGAGGTACGTAACTTCTGGACTAAGGAGTTTCCTCGGTATTCATACTACGACATACTTCCTGCATTGAATAAGGTAGGAGGGATGCTTGCATATCCTGCCATCAAACGAATATTGGTGGACAACAAGGACAGAATATCTCTTCGGTCTTTGATGGATGAAAAGAAAATCCTCTTGGTCAACCTATCAAAAGGAGCAGTTGGAGAAGATGTGGCCCATATCCTCGGTGCGGTACTTCTCACTTCCCTATCATCAGCAGCTTTTAGCCGTGTCGACAAGCAAGAATCCGAACGAGTTCCATTCCATATTTTTCTTGATGAATTCCAAAATTTCACGACTCTCTCATTGGTCAATATGCTCTCAGAACTACGAAAGTTTAAAGTAGGGATGGTTATGGCTCACCAATACATGGATCAGCTACCTCTTGAACTTAGAAATGCCGTATTGGGAAACATTGGAACACATATCTCATTCAGAGTAGATGCCTTTGATGCGGACTATATGGCAAAGAAAATGTCTCCTGTATTTGAACCCATTGATTTCATGTCACTCCCAAACTACCACATTTACTTGACCTTGATGATAGATGGCAAGCCATCAAAACCGTTTAGCAGTTATACCTTGAGCATCAATCCAGTTGGTTTCTAA
- a CDS encoding JAB domain-containing protein: MKELEIQYERPAFDSMKKIADSKDCEKLFRAVFNPKTIDLKESFWVALLNRANRVLGVSMIGMGSVSGCTVNLIEIFQLAINTNSCAIVLCHNHPSGNVKPSQSDMALTQKIKDGCKLFEIVLLDHIILTRESYSSFVDDCIM; encoded by the coding sequence GTGAAAGAATTAGAGATTCAATACGAACGACCAGCATTTGATTCCATGAAGAAAATAGCGGATTCTAAAGATTGTGAAAAGTTGTTTAGGGCAGTATTTAACCCAAAGACAATAGATCTGAAAGAATCCTTTTGGGTCGCCCTCTTGAACAGGGCAAACCGAGTACTTGGAGTTTCAATGATTGGTATGGGTTCCGTATCAGGATGTACAGTCAACTTGATTGAAATTTTTCAACTCGCAATCAATACGAATTCATGCGCCATAGTTCTTTGTCATAATCACCCATCAGGGAATGTAAAGCCAAGTCAATCCGACATGGCTCTTACACAGAAAATCAAGGATGGATGCAAGCTCTTTGAGATTGTGTTGCTCGACCACATCATCTTAACACGGGAGTCATATTCCTCTTTTGTCGATGATTGTATCATGTAA
- a CDS encoding type IV secretory system conjugative DNA transfer family protein: protein MDLAILLFNLWLIGAIIALLVLFALLPSDQRSKELQGNFDSSLGTISMWNTGVAIAGINKQLSKSASYRSSATISGSGGGKSSVVLLPSLFQSDTTSKLVLDPKGELRTKSSGFLAMTHKVEVLRFNSMDSLGYNPLKRATSITAKYKLAHALFGKQSDHDFWGNSGQNLCVLLWRIQDLMAEQYRTLGYTNQLLAQMLGNPKQVDSFVARSTIDNPEVYNAYKAFIAQDSKVQSNVISTVLATLKIFNDPIVNAVTGRDDIDLSALRTTQTVLFVESGLDTYYQPLVSCFFEQVFDEILSQYPKEEELDLLMILEEFGSVYVPSFPIFISNCRANRVMLLYACQSLAQLQTTYHGSATTILDNTNNLIAFGRLSEDLAGQFSRRLGKWQFEDDKGHKVIKNAKEVDELMHLDPDMGILTSGSKRPMLVRLAPYYKYSKYSKYAKMPPVEFKGHLPTHIPYLDLDKLNSNTGSDV, encoded by the coding sequence ATGGATTTAGCAATACTGTTATTCAATCTATGGCTCATCGGTGCCATCATTGCACTGCTTGTACTCTTTGCATTGCTACCTAGTGATCAGAGAAGCAAGGAACTTCAAGGAAACTTCGATTCAAGTTTAGGAACGATTTCCATGTGGAACACAGGAGTTGCCATAGCTGGCATCAACAAGCAACTCTCCAAAAGTGCAAGCTACCGTTCCTCTGCCACGATTTCAGGGTCGGGTGGGGGTAAGTCAAGTGTTGTGCTATTACCATCACTTTTTCAGAGTGATACGACATCGAAGCTGGTCCTCGACCCCAAAGGAGAATTACGAACGAAGTCTAGCGGATTTCTTGCTATGACACATAAGGTAGAGGTTCTCAGGTTCAACTCAATGGACAGCTTAGGCTACAACCCATTGAAACGAGCAACGAGCATCACAGCCAAATACAAATTGGCTCATGCCCTTTTCGGCAAGCAATCTGATCACGATTTCTGGGGAAACTCAGGTCAGAACCTCTGCGTTCTACTCTGGCGAATACAGGATTTGATGGCCGAGCAATACAGGACACTTGGCTACACAAATCAGTTGCTCGCTCAAATGCTCGGGAACCCTAAGCAGGTCGACAGTTTCGTAGCTCGAAGCACCATTGATAATCCTGAGGTGTACAACGCTTACAAAGCCTTCATCGCCCAAGATTCTAAGGTTCAAAGCAATGTTATAAGTACAGTGTTAGCAACGCTAAAAATCTTCAATGATCCAATAGTAAATGCAGTGACTGGAAGGGATGATATTGATCTCAGTGCCCTTCGAACCACTCAAACGGTACTATTCGTTGAGAGTGGACTGGACACATATTACCAGCCTCTTGTTAGTTGCTTTTTCGAGCAGGTATTTGATGAAATATTGAGTCAGTACCCCAAAGAGGAAGAACTTGATTTGCTCATGATTTTAGAAGAATTCGGATCCGTGTACGTGCCCTCTTTTCCAATTTTCATTTCAAATTGTAGGGCAAATCGGGTGATGCTCCTCTATGCCTGCCAAAGCTTGGCACAACTTCAAACGACATATCATGGCTCAGCCACAACCATTCTTGATAACACAAATAACCTGATAGCCTTCGGACGGTTATCGGAGGATTTAGCAGGACAGTTTTCCAGAAGATTAGGAAAATGGCAATTTGAAGACGACAAAGGTCACAAGGTCATTAAGAACGCAAAGGAGGTCGATGAACTCATGCACCTCGACCCCGACATGGGAATTCTGACAAGTGGTTCTAAACGTCCAATGCTAGTGAGATTGGCCCCCTACTACAAGTACAGCAAATACAGCAAATATGCGAAGATGCCTCCTGTTGAATTCAAGGGTCACCTTCCAACGCACATACCATATCTCGACCTCGACAAGTTGAACTCAAATACTGGGAGCGATGTATAA
- a CDS encoding T9SS type A sorting domain-containing protein, with amino-acid sequence MTHRFSLIVALSLFVSLVSAQPVFNWEVKYNNQLINNKDEWIDMEVDGAGNSYLIGKSIGQGTGYDIIVSKVNNQGSIVWTYRYNGTANQTDVGTDIEIDSQSNVYCIGTVTNTGTSQDAVIFKLNPTNGSLLWDYVYDGIVSGVDKANSVSVSNNGTRIALAGETDGGFNDRDAIFIILNQNGQLINAEINQGGYDKTSRFVEFFNNGNMVFVSEDSSHSAQPSGPYSIQLELEARSSSGGNPTFGYSTNSVSDIIRPRATYMTSSEEVFIAAEGIIDNQNISHSIQVYKVGNAGINGTITYEFYWYWDAGVDEHHVTDIVVDGLGKIYVSGSYDADPTNGIDLDGFILCFNSDYSYSWFRSIVGTGTDVIEALFPDNQTYSSVYGTVTSTAQGTNDIGTFSLDNTNGNVEWYLPYNGPDGNSDIAKFIHVDNSGTFRVGGMSNSNATNDDGILLMYCTPPVVALNPYNGICINANPIQLSGGSPTGGTYSGTGVTNGSFNPQTAGVGTHIITYEYINATGCSAEATRPIVVHALPPTPTVSANGPVQFCNGGSVVLSAPSGYSYSWSPGNGVAQNLTVSTSGNYSVTISDQYGCQTSSMPTSVTTIPLPSVNAGSDVSICFGDSATLTSVTTASSCTWTPTTGLANPINCSTNASPSTDTQYSVEVTDINTGCTNIDNVLVSVISNQAPTPIIEWPLHSYISNSLYVEFELSNAGQFDYVEWDFGDSSPVETGFSPSHTFASFETGYVVTATGCIVCDTDTICSSETQLVDVTSVQANEMDNRLSIYPNPSTGMFTIQTSGNSHPIRYEVTDQLGRLVTSGGFGASVETVNLFSVGKGMYIVQVYYEGAQVQYERLILIR; translated from the coding sequence ATGACACATAGATTCTCACTAATCGTAGCATTATCCCTATTTGTAAGTCTTGTTTCTGCTCAACCAGTCTTTAATTGGGAAGTCAAATACAACAACCAATTAATCAACAATAAGGATGAATGGATTGATATGGAAGTTGATGGGGCTGGAAATAGCTATTTGATTGGAAAATCAATTGGTCAAGGAACAGGTTATGACATCATCGTATCTAAGGTTAACAATCAAGGAAGCATCGTTTGGACATACCGCTACAATGGAACTGCAAATCAAACCGATGTCGGGACTGACATCGAGATTGATAGTCAGTCAAACGTGTATTGCATTGGAACAGTCACCAACACTGGAACAAGTCAGGATGCCGTGATATTTAAACTCAACCCAACCAACGGAAGTCTTTTGTGGGATTACGTGTATGACGGTATCGTAAGTGGTGTTGACAAAGCCAATTCCGTATCTGTTTCTAATAACGGAACGCGTATTGCCCTAGCTGGTGAAACGGATGGGGGCTTTAATGATAGAGACGCTATTTTCATCATACTGAATCAGAACGGACAGTTAATAAACGCTGAAATCAACCAAGGGGGTTATGATAAGACATCGAGATTTGTTGAATTTTTCAATAATGGAAATATGGTATTCGTAAGCGAAGATTCGTCTCACTCGGCACAACCCAGCGGTCCATATAGCATCCAATTAGAACTTGAGGCTCGCAGCTCGAGTGGCGGCAACCCTACTTTCGGCTATTCAACTAATTCCGTCTCGGACATTATACGACCACGCGCTACCTACATGACCTCTTCTGAGGAGGTATTCATTGCCGCTGAAGGTATCATAGACAATCAGAACATTTCACATAGCATTCAGGTGTACAAGGTTGGAAATGCAGGTATAAATGGCACTATTACCTATGAATTCTATTGGTACTGGGATGCTGGAGTTGATGAGCACCACGTGACTGATATTGTTGTCGATGGCCTTGGCAAGATTTACGTTTCAGGAAGCTATGATGCTGACCCAACCAATGGAATTGATCTTGATGGATTTATACTCTGCTTTAATTCAGACTACTCATATAGCTGGTTCCGTTCAATTGTTGGAACAGGAACGGATGTAATTGAAGCGTTATTTCCAGATAATCAAACGTACTCTTCTGTATACGGAACCGTAACTAGTACGGCTCAAGGAACTAATGATATTGGGACTTTTAGCTTGGACAACACCAACGGAAATGTCGAGTGGTATCTTCCATATAATGGACCGGATGGAAACTCAGACATTGCGAAGTTTATCCATGTAGATAATAGCGGAACATTTCGAGTAGGAGGAATGAGCAATTCAAACGCAACGAATGATGATGGAATTCTTCTCATGTACTGCACACCGCCTGTAGTCGCCCTAAACCCATACAATGGAATCTGTATCAATGCCAATCCAATTCAACTTTCAGGAGGTTCTCCAACTGGTGGAACATACTCAGGAACAGGTGTGACAAACGGTTCGTTTAACCCACAAACCGCAGGTGTTGGCACACACATCATTACCTATGAATACATTAATGCAACAGGTTGCTCAGCAGAAGCCACGCGACCGATTGTCGTGCACGCGTTACCTCCAACTCCGACAGTTTCAGCAAATGGACCTGTACAGTTCTGTAATGGTGGCTCAGTCGTTCTTTCTGCCCCGTCAGGATACAGCTATTCATGGAGTCCTGGAAATGGAGTAGCTCAAAATCTCACGGTTTCAACATCTGGCAATTATTCGGTCACCATTTCTGATCAGTACGGTTGCCAAACCTCTAGTATGCCGACCTCCGTTACCACGATTCCATTGCCTTCGGTTAATGCGGGTTCAGATGTATCTATATGTTTTGGCGACAGCGCTACCCTTACGAGCGTCACAACAGCATCTAGTTGCACATGGACGCCCACCACAGGTCTTGCAAACCCAATTAATTGTTCAACGAATGCCTCACCTAGCACCGATACACAATACAGCGTAGAAGTTACAGACATTAATACGGGGTGTACCAATATCGATAATGTGTTAGTCTCTGTCATATCAAATCAAGCACCAACACCAATCATTGAGTGGCCTCTTCATAGCTATATATCAAACTCATTGTATGTCGAATTTGAACTCTCAAACGCAGGACAATTTGATTATGTAGAATGGGATTTTGGTGATTCATCACCAGTTGAAACAGGCTTTTCCCCTTCCCACACGTTTGCCTCATTTGAGACAGGATATGTCGTAACAGCTACAGGATGTATCGTTTGTGATACAGATACTATTTGTAGCTCCGAAACCCAACTTGTTGATGTAACATCAGTTCAGGCGAATGAGATGGATAACCGATTATCCATTTATCCTAATCCTTCAACAGGAATGTTCACTATTCAAACTTCGGGCAATTCCCACCCTATTCGATATGAGGTTACTGATCAGCTTGGCCGATTGGTTACTTCAGGTGGTTTTGGAGCAAGTGTTGAAACGGTAAACCTATTTAGCGTTGGAAAAGGAATGTATATCGTGCAAGTGTACTATGAAGGGGCTCAGGTCCAATATGAGAGACTGATTCTGATTCGATAA
- a CDS encoding helix-turn-helix domain-containing protein: MTKIRDEQLLQAFGERVRSLRIERNLSQYELADTANISRSQVKGIEKGDINPSLCTMAVLADAFNITTSELTDF; the protein is encoded by the coding sequence ATGACTAAGATTCGAGACGAACAACTCCTACAGGCTTTCGGTGAGCGTGTTAGAAGCTTGCGTATTGAACGGAATCTTTCTCAATACGAATTAGCGGACACAGCAAACATTAGTCGGAGTCAAGTGAAGGGAATTGAAAAAGGGGATATTAATCCATCCTTATGTACCATGGCCGTCTTAGCAGACGCATTCAATATCACTACAAGTGAATTGACAGACTTTTAG
- the era gene encoding GTPase Era has translation MSHKAGFVSIIGKPNVGKSTLMNALIGERLSITNPKAQTTRHRILGIWNNEENQIVFSDTPGILDPAYKLQENMMAIVHSAIKDADVLLYLVEPAEPFNETLIEQLQTVKCPVIVVLNKVDLSYQEKVEGRINEWKEKLPNAEILPVSALHQFNTASLIEMMTQHLPEHAPYYDKDELTDRPVRFFVSEIIREKILKHYKKEIPYSVEVVVENYTEEEKMDRIQATVFVERESQKMILIGQGGKAIKRMGTDARRDIENFVGKKVYLDLTIKVRKDWRSNDRDLKEFGYS, from the coding sequence ATGTCGCACAAGGCCGGATTCGTAAGCATCATCGGTAAGCCCAATGTTGGGAAATCTACACTGATGAACGCACTCATTGGTGAAAGGCTTTCTATCACCAATCCGAAAGCTCAAACCACGCGCCATCGAATTTTGGGCATTTGGAACAACGAGGAGAATCAGATCGTTTTTTCAGACACTCCTGGAATTTTGGATCCAGCATACAAATTGCAGGAAAACATGATGGCTATCGTGCATTCTGCTATCAAAGACGCAGACGTTCTGCTTTATTTGGTGGAACCTGCAGAACCTTTTAACGAAACCTTGATTGAACAGTTGCAGACCGTGAAGTGTCCTGTCATTGTCGTTTTAAATAAGGTTGACCTTAGCTATCAGGAAAAAGTTGAAGGCAGGATAAACGAATGGAAGGAGAAATTGCCCAACGCAGAAATCCTTCCTGTGTCAGCATTGCATCAATTCAACACGGCATCGTTGATTGAAATGATGACACAGCATTTGCCTGAACATGCGCCCTATTACGATAAGGACGAATTGACAGATAGACCAGTTCGATTCTTTGTGTCTGAGATCATTCGAGAGAAAATACTCAAGCATTACAAAAAGGAAATCCCCTACTCTGTTGAAGTTGTTGTAGAAAACTATACCGAAGAGGAAAAAATGGATCGGATTCAAGCCACGGTTTTCGTGGAACGGGAATCTCAGAAAATGATCCTTATTGGTCAAGGCGGAAAGGCCATAAAGCGAATGGGTACTGATGCAAGGCGAGACATTGAAAATTTCGTTGGAAAGAAAGTGTATTTGGATCTGACGATCAAAGTGAGAAAGGATTGGAGAAGTAACGACCGAGACTTGAAAGAATTCGGTTATTCATAG
- the der gene encoding ribosome biogenesis GTPase Der: protein MSNIVAIVGRPNVGKSTLFNRMIGERQAIVDEQSGVTRDRTYGKSIWNGIEFNLIDSGGYVMGSEDVFEGEIRKQVDIAISEATVLLFVVDVSSGIMGPDEVVAEVLRKSQKPIILVVNKVDNSDRIGDASEFYSLGLGEYFCISSINGSGTGELLDEVVTYLTPEKEETKSDLPKFAIVGRPNVGKSSLTNALLGENRNIVTDVAGTTRDTVDSYYNGYGFEFTLVDTAGIRKKKSVHEDVEFYSVLRSIRAIESCDVCILMVDATVGFEHQDMSILGLAQKNHKGIVILVNKWDLMEKDTMSTKEYTEHILNKIAPFNDVPILFVSAHTKQRIHKALETAVQVYKNRLTRIPTKKLNDLMLPIIDSNPPPTMKHHYVKIKYVTQLPTYFPSFAFFCNHPKYVREDYRRFLENKLRDNFNFTGVPIEIYMRQK from the coding sequence ATGAGCAATATTGTAGCAATTGTAGGAAGGCCAAATGTTGGCAAATCGACCCTATTCAATAGGATGATCGGTGAGCGTCAGGCCATTGTGGATGAGCAAAGTGGCGTGACACGCGACAGAACTTATGGCAAATCGATCTGGAATGGAATTGAGTTCAACTTGATTGATTCTGGAGGATATGTGATGGGTTCGGAAGATGTATTTGAAGGCGAAATAAGGAAACAGGTTGATATCGCCATTTCTGAAGCAACAGTGCTTCTTTTTGTGGTTGATGTTTCATCTGGAATCATGGGACCAGATGAGGTGGTTGCAGAGGTTTTACGCAAGTCTCAAAAGCCAATTATCCTAGTGGTGAACAAGGTGGATAACAGCGACCGTATTGGAGACGCATCAGAGTTCTACTCCCTTGGCTTGGGCGAATATTTCTGCATTTCGAGTATTAACGGAAGCGGAACTGGAGAATTGCTCGATGAAGTTGTAACCTATTTGACGCCCGAAAAGGAAGAAACCAAATCGGATCTACCGAAATTTGCGATTGTTGGCCGTCCCAATGTAGGAAAATCGAGTCTGACAAACGCTTTGCTGGGTGAGAATAGAAACATTGTAACTGACGTTGCTGGAACTACTCGCGATACGGTTGATAGCTATTACAACGGCTATGGATTTGAATTCACATTGGTTGATACTGCCGGTATTCGAAAGAAAAAATCGGTGCACGAAGACGTTGAATTCTATTCAGTTCTTCGATCTATCCGTGCAATAGAAAGCTGTGATGTCTGTATTCTGATGGTAGACGCAACAGTGGGCTTTGAGCATCAGGATATGAGCATTCTTGGTCTGGCCCAGAAAAACCATAAAGGAATTGTCATCCTCGTAAACAAATGGGATCTGATGGAAAAGGACACCATGAGCACAAAGGAGTACACAGAACACATTCTGAATAAGATTGCTCCTTTTAATGATGTTCCGATTTTATTCGTGAGTGCGCATACTAAGCAACGTATTCATAAAGCATTGGAGACAGCTGTTCAGGTTTACAAGAATCGATTGACACGAATTCCGACCAAGAAACTGAACGATCTGATGCTGCCGATCATTGATTCGAATCCTCCGCCAACGATGAAGCATCATTACGTCAAGATCAAATACGTGACACAACTTCCAACGTATTTTCCTTCGTTTGCATTCTTCTGCAATCATCCGAAATACGTTCGCGAAGACTACAGACGTTTCCTTGAAAATAAACTGAGAGACAATTTCAATTTCACTGGCGTTCCAATTGAAATCTACATGCGGCAGAAATAG